The Plasmodium falciparum 3D7 genome assembly, chromosome: 3 nucleotide sequence tcttGCAATTACACATGAtcgattatttttttttaaaaaagctctttttcttttgactatataataattggtttttaacaaaaataattttataataaaaaccaaaataatatattaaaatgtatagtatatatatagacaCAAGATATACGAGGATTCTttgttttttcctttttcttagTAAATATGTAAGAATAGAAagtgtataaataatagtatatacatttattataaattacacatacaaaaaaaaaaaaaaaaaaaaaaaaaataataataaaataaaaataattattataaatatcagTGCACACATTTCTACGCAAagtagaaatatattatgtttaaataaaataaaatattttttaatatatttctataaataataaaatgtatatatttttttattttattttattgtatttttgAATTTATGCTTTATATTTGTCAATATAGAGATACTATGATGCATAAggcatatttatatttttattttcttttttccagAAAAGTGggaagaattttttttttttaaatatataaatatgaatctttacatatataatatatatatatatatatatatataatatatattataaaatgtgAAATACCTGTCTAGAATAATAGAAAGGTTATATgagatataattatatatatatatatatatatatatatatatatatatgtataatgatACATATGTAGAACGCAAAAAACTCTAAATcattacatatacataaatacatatacatatatatattaaatttcttctcttattttattttttttactttttctaAAATGCTTATTAagcattatattaaaatgtatcTCCTcctcattattttcttttaaatatttgtttatatattttcatcttATTTATtagttttaatattattatgtattgttaatttataaatgtttaaataactataaatatatataatattactgtGGAATTCcctttttctatatttgtttttatataggATGAATAAATTTGGAAACTTTGATTTTTTGACATAAAGAAATAtgagattatatatatatatatatatatgtaaaatatgtgTAGGAcgcaatttttttttatttttttcttttcttgtTTCTTgaaatcatatatttatctttatataaattttttttttttttttttaaagttactctcctttttattttatattgtatatatttgtatcatagttaatatatttaaagaataataagaacatattttgcatatttttttttttttttggaaaaatataaaaaaatatatataatatatatattatttatttatttaataaataatataaacaaaagtgtatatgttttatatttataatttttttcatttaacttatattttttttttttttttttttttgtgttaatTCTCCAAGGACAGTTTATTTTTGgtagtatattattttttagtatatattaaaaatatatataaatatgtatatatatatatatatatatatattcaaatgtgcatgtaaaaaaaaaaaaaagcaataTTAAAGTAAGCacaagtataaatatatatatatatatatatatatatattatatagtgcCTATTAAATTGTTATTAAGAAAACTAAAAatgtatacacatatataatatatatatatatatatatatatatatagtgtatgtatgtatgtatgtatacatatgAGCACAAATGagattaataatttattaaaaaaaaaaaaaatgcataGACCAATTTGTAATAAAGTTCAattgaataataatgatgagaGTAATAAGGTAAatgatatatgtatttataatagGGACTTTCCtcctaatataaataaaaataatatgatgataaataataataataatataaaaaaaaagaataataattttttatgtgCACAAAATAAGAAAGGCgataagaatattatatggatacgtaataaagaaagaaaatccattataaaaaaaaaaaaaataagtaatgataccacaaaatatataaataataatataaaaaaaaaatccataAGTTGTACTGAGAAAGCAAGTTGTGTAATTAAacataattcttttattaataaaacaaaaaattttgGAAGACTAATTAAGGAATACAACCCATTAAAAagttcaaaaaatataacaaatattccTCATAtgagaaaaacaaaaaatttgaatgatccatttttcttaaataattattattataataaagaagaaaacaaTCCCATCATTATTTGTAGTGAtgagaaagaaagaaaaactAAGATATATAGTACCAATCATcacacaaataatatattaaattataatgatcatacattaaaattaatttgtAATATCACTGAGAACAATAAAGCTATTTTACATTCaaataaaagtaatttacagaaaaataatattttaatgccATCATATATGCAAAAAAAAGGTACACATATTAGAGAGACTATTAAAAATGTGTATCCGAATATAAATGGTGAGCCTAGTACCAGTGTGGAGAATATAACCAATGGCGAGCATTTTATAAATGGACAGTATGATGCATTGAAAAATATGTCTTTAAACAATTATGATCATCagcataataatattatgaacaatatatctaataaaaacaaattattcGTActgaacaataataataataataataatcaggATGTGATagaaaatatgaatgaatatCCGATCacttcaaaaaatatatatgacagtatatatataccccaaataaatataaaaaatattataaactcagaagaaattaataataataataataatattaatgataataataatcataattataccaatattcataataataataataatatgaatagcaATCCAACGAGTAGTGTTACCTCCAAGAAGAACGAAAATAACAATTTGATTAATACATTAAATGCCTACTCAAATGTCAAAGTTGCTGTTCGTATAAAACCTATAGGAGAATCAGAAGAAAATATTGTATCAATTTTTAATAAGAATTATGTTTtgatagaaaaagaaaatgagaAAGAATGTTATTTACTGTcccaaaaaaagaaacaatcAACATATGTTTTTGACTCCGTTTTTGATGTTAATGCTACACAAGAAGAAGTGTTTTTTCAAACAGCTAAACCATTAATACCTCATGTTTTTAAAGGTATAAATTGTACTGTTTTTGCATATGGGGCTACAGGATCAGGAAAAACATATACCATGCTTGATGATAAGAATCAAAATGGTATTGTACAATTATCTTTATTAGAATTGTTTactataataaatgaaaagaaatgtAGAAATATAAAGGTACTGATGAGTTTTTTGGAAGTATATAATGAAACTATTCGAGATTTATTaggaaaggaaaaaaataaaacattagAAGTTCAAGAAGATGTTGCTGAAGTTAAAGTTAGTAATTTGTGTGAAATTGAAgttaataattatgaacaagctatgttattaataaatgaagGTGTGAAAAATAGAAAGATGTCACCTACGAGAGCAAATAAAGTATCTAGTAGATCTCATGCTATTTTAcaaatttatgtttataatgaaattttagatgataatatgaatactATAAGTTATAAAGCGAAATTATGTTTTGTAGATTTAGCAGGTTCCGAAAGAGCTAGTGCAACTTCAAATAAAGGGGAGCGATTTAAAGAAGGATCTTATATTAATCAGTCTTTATTAGCCTTAGCTAATTGTATAAATTCTTTAGCATCTAATAGGAATATATCGAAAGTAAGAGTTAAATATAGAGATAGTAAATTAAcccatttattaaaaaattctcTTGAAGGCAATTGTCTAGTTGTAATGATCGCAAATATAAACCCTTCTAGAACATCCTTTCAAGAATCTAATAATACTCTTAAATACGCTTTCCGTGctagaaatattaaattatgtgCTACAGTACAaacaaatgataataaagaaagTGATATAgagaaaattttaaaaaaaaatgaaaatttacaAAAAGAATATGATACCTTATTAGGAAAATATACTAATTTGAAAGAgttctttttcataattaatgttataaatcaattatataaaaaacaaatttcATGTTATAAGCTAATAGAGAACATTTCTGATAATATGTCTTCTATGGAATTAAAACAAGATATTACTATGTATGATCAACTTGTCAAAATGAAGTCGGATGAATATAGAAAGAAAGTGGATTCCTTGAAAGATTTGTACCAAGAGGAAAAACAGTttcttaataatttatttgataCCTTTCTTGAAAAAAACCTAAATTATGTCATTAATAGTAAGGATGTAAATGACAACAATAAATCCTTGCTGGAGgaaatgattttttttaagcACAATGAGAATAAGGTgaatgaaaattttttagTTAATGAAAAGGTTgtggataaaaataatgtgcTTAACGGAAATGTTATGGTTGATGAAAATGTTgtggataaaaataatgtgcTTAACGGAAATGTTATGGTTGATGAAAATGTCATGGTTGATGAAAATGTCATGGTTGATGAAAATGTCATGGTTGATGAAAATGTCATGGTTGATGAAAATGTCATGGTTGATGAAAATGTCATGGTTGATGAAAATGTCATGGTTGATGAAAATGTTATGGTTAACGAAAATGTTGTTGTGGATAAAAATGTTTCGGTTAACGAAAATATTGTGGTCAGTGAAAAGCATAAGGTCGGATTATCTGCCGAAGGTAAAAGTGAAtctcataataaaaataataaggatgATATAGAAGATAATGATAAGGATACTATTAAAGATAtccataataataacaatagcagtgataataatgatgatgaatatCAAAGTGCAAATTCACCAGTTGAATCTGATattgtaaaaaaagaaaagaaaaaaaaaattccaataaatatggaaacaaaaaaaaaaagaactatGAATGGCACAAAAGATCCAATACATAAAACCCCCTatgatattaatattgtAGGAATATTAAACAAAGAAGATGTATCAAATAAAagtaatgattataatacaaataaaaacatagaaaaaaataattatgaaaaaaaaggtgAATATAATCCATTCCATAATAATCTAACAGATATGCAAaattctatattatataatattattaataacaatGTAGAAAACTCACCACATTCTCCcagaatgaaaaaaaatgttgCAAAGATGTTATTAAAGGGGAATTTAAATACAGCCAATTTTATCTTGGATGACGatacaattaaaaatatgaacagcAATAAAATTTCGGATAAACATAATATGAAAAGTAATAACATTCTCAATAATGAAAATGGAAAGATAAATGACAAGTCGAAGAAatgcaaaaatataaacaataataataacaataataataataataataataataataacaataataataataataataataatagtagtagtagtagtagtggTAAGGTAGACggcataaatattttaaacaatTCAAATACAAATGAACGTTTACATACATTTAGTGGTGTATAttcattaaatttaaatgatgaaattaaaatagagatcaataaaaaagatatggaaaaaaatgatattcaTTTGACTAGTATAGATACCATAAGTAAAATTCATGCTAgagatttattaaaagaaaataaaaggaaattaGAAAATTttcaagaaaatataaaacatgaaCATAAGGATGAAGTTTCTTTAtatgtaaagaaaaaaaaaattaaaaagaaaatgtaaaaattaaaaaaaaagaaaagaaatgaaaaagttTTCTtcttaaatattatgaacaaatggttcattatatatatatatatatatgtatatatcctTTTTCACAATATGATTATCAATATGATACTATGCACTATATTTTACGTTAATGAACAAAttatttacttatttatatttatatctatatctatattttttttttatttttgttgattaatttatgaatatattattattatatatatatatatatatatatgtatatatatttttttttttttctgatgaatatacacaaaaaaaatatatattatgttcattaaattatatatatatatatatatatatatataatatgtatatataagtgtatatattttattcttattttttttcctaaatGTGATCttgagaaaaaataaaatgaatgattctatatacaattattaaaaaaaatgataaaaaactAAAAGATagagaaaaggaaaataattacaataatttgtaaaagtttttctttttatgtatttttttttttaacttatatatctcatttaataattctcTGTCTAATGAATACATTAAAATATGATtgtacattttattatattatatataagtcttgttattttatatataaacctatactttttttttaatatattaataacgAATTAAAActgatataaaatttaagaaTTCCGTTAAtagatataattttttaagtcctttaaaataaaaaaaaataaatatattatatataaatatataaataaataaataaataaataaataaataaatatatatatatatatatatatatatatatatatatatatatacatattgaccatatagaatatattttattttatattatggttttattacatatttatatattatattttatataatgttttataGATTTTTTTGCttgttatttttacttttacaattatataaatgacggaaggaatatatattttattatatattataaatcatCTGcgcatttataatattatttgttatattcatgttttatataataaataaattacacggcgacataataaaatacatacatataataatatgtacatataattatatatatgtttttatacttaatagaatatataatcattcCATTGaagtttatataaattacaaaagttccgaaatatattattaggaaattatatatatatatatataataaaggatgatcatataaatatatacataattatatatatatattatttattttatgatattttattattattttattttattattatttttttttaattcatgtaagaaaaaaataaaagaagatataatatgaaaaaaaaaaaagaaaacagttgttgataataaaaagtaattatgggattatttgataaaataaggaatattgaaaaattaaatgaagcagaattaaaaaatattggaAATAATGATAGTTCATGGCACGATCAATATAGAGATTCGAGTTATATTTACATAGGTACAGACATAAAAGATGGAtatagagaaaaaaaaaaaaaaaaatatacatatatatatatatatatatataatatatgttttttttttttttttttttttttttttttaggaaaCTTAGATAACAGATTAACCGAAGGAGATATTGTTATCGTTTTTTCTCAGTATGGGGAACCAATAGATGTTAATTTAGTGCGTGATAACGAAACAGGTATacttccaaaaaaaaaaaaaataaaaataaaaaataaaataaaataataataaaatgaaaaggaGAAACTAATgaattcaaaatattttattgtatttttgtttacctttatttatttatttatttatttaggaAAGTCAAAGGGATATTGTTTTTTATCTTATGCTGACCAGAGAAGTACCATTTTGGCTGTAGATAATTTCAATGGTTATAAACTTTTAGAAAGACCACTTGTAGTtgatcatatattaaattataggTTGCccaaaaaatatttgaaggATGCGGTAAGTATATAAATGGATATacaattgtatatatatatatatatttatttatttatttatttatttatatgtttatatatttacattgattttccttttaatataatttaggATAAAAACGAATACAAACCAACCGGTGCGGAAGGACAAGGGATAGGTGTGTATAACGTAGTAGAAAGTGAGATAAAATTATCAAAAGtttttgataaaataaagaataaatcaaatgaagagaagaaaaaaaaattattagatGAAGATGAATTATGGGCAttaaattttgaaaaatCCATAAAAAAGGATATTATTAGTCCTATAGGACATGATGAAAAGTCACGACATAATGAAGGAATGAAAGAAGAGGAAGAGGATGAGGATGATgaggatgatgatgatgaggatgatgatgatgatgattctgttgatattaaatataagagACATAAAGAGAAAAGAAAATCTTTGAcgacaaaaaaatatgataagaaAGAGAAGCATAAAAGAAAGAGTGATCATAGAGATAAACATAGGAGAAGAGAAAATCATTCAAGACATAGGGAAAAAGAGAAAGATAAAAAATCTCATAAACGTA carries:
- a CDS encoding kinesin-8, putative — translated: MYVCIHMSTNEINNLLKKKKMHRPICNKVQLNNNDESNKVNDICIYNRDFPPNINKNNMMINNNNNIKKKNNNFLCAQNKKGDKNIIWIRNKERKSIIKKKKISNDTTKYINNNIKKKSISCTEKASCVIKHNSFINKTKNFGRLIKEYNPLKSSKNITNIPHMRKTKNLNDPFFLNNYYYNKEENNPIIICSDEKERKTKIYSTNHHTNNILNYNDHTLKLICNITENNKAILHSNKSNLQKNNILMPSYMQKKGTHIRETIKNVYPNINGEPSTSVENITNGEHFINGQYDALKNMSLNNYDHQHNNIMNNISNKNKLFVLNNNNNNNNQDVIENMNEYPITSKNIYDSIYIPQINIKNIINSEEINNNNNNINDNNNHNYTNIHNNNNNMNSNPTSSVTSKKNENNNLINTLNAYSNVKVAVRIKPIGESEENIVSIFNKNYVLIEKENEKECYLLSQKKKQSTYVFDSVFDVNATQEEVFFQTAKPLIPHVFKGINCTVFAYGATGSGKTYTMLDDKNQNGIVQLSLLELFTIINEKKCRNIKVLMSFLEVYNETIRDLLGKEKNKTLEVQEDVAEVKVSNLCEIEVNNYEQAMLLINEGVKNRKMSPTRANKVSSRSHAILQIYVYNEILDDNMNTISYKAKLCFVDLAGSERASATSNKGERFKEGSYINQSLLALANCINSLASNRNISKVRVKYRDSKLTHLLKNSLEGNCLVVMIANINPSRTSFQESNNTLKYAFRARNIKLCATVQTNDNKESDIEKILKKNENLQKEYDTLLGKYTNLKEFFFIINVINQLYKKQISCYKLIENISDNMSSMELKQDITMYDQLVKMKSDEYRKKVDSLKDLYQEEKQFLNNLFDTFLEKNLNYVINSKDVNDNNKSLLEEMIFFKHNENKVNENFLVNEKVVDKNNVLNGNVMVDENVVDKNNVLNGNVMVDENVMVDENVMVDENVMVDENVMVDENVMVDENVMVDENVMVDENVMVNENVVVDKNVSVNENIVVSEKHKVGLSAEGKSESHNKNNKDDIEDNDKDTIKDIHNNNNSSDNNDDEYQSANSPVESDIVKKEKKKKIPINMETKKKRTMNGTKDPIHKTPYDINIVGILNKEDVSNKSNDYNTNKNIEKNNYEKKGEYNPFHNNLTDMQNSILYNIINNNVENSPHSPRMKKNVAKMLLKGNLNTANFILDDDTIKNMNSNKISDKHNMKSNNILNNENGKINDKSKKCKNINNNNNNNNNNNNNNNNNNNNNNNSSSSSSGKVDGINILNNSNTNERLHTFSGVYSLNLNDEIKIEINKKDMEKNDIHLTSIDTISKIHARDLLKENKRKLENFQENIKHEHKDEVSLYVKKKKIKKKM
- a CDS encoding RNA-binding protein, putative; translated protein: MGLFDKIRNIEKLNEAELKNIGNNDSSWHDQYRDSSYIYIGNLDNRLTEGDIVIVFSQYGEPIDVNLVRDNETGKSKGYCFLSYADQRSTILAVDNFNGYKLLERPLVVDHILNYRLPKKYLKDADKNEYKPTGAEGQGIGVYNVVESEIKLSKVFDKIKNKSNEEKKKKLLDEDELWALNFEKSIKKDIISPIGHDEKSRHNEGMKEEEEDEDDEDDDDEDDDDDDSVDIKYKRHKEKRKSLTTKKYDKKEKHKRKSDHRDKHRRRENHSRHREKEKDKKSHKRRHKHSYDKYSSRSRSYSTSSSTDR